A portion of the Plasmodium knowlesi strain H genome assembly, contig: PKNH_00_44, whole genome shotgun sequence genome contains these proteins:
- a CDS encoding SICAvar, type I (fragment) — KPCEGTTFCDRLKCSIGKWGTNRGSGKKPEWSKMEGDFKWRLGELLNGMKNDTYQDAVQQHCNEWNGGDAHSVANKTACRMVAAGLHHISTIKRDYSKGGSDPDNNPFDHQELRKLLSCLWLKRIIEEMKEKSIICDIEPGIKAATKAWSTIKGKCTKEPCIDCNLENLDNYENCQIGKDNDDVKPKLNELLTGEKEPEVERTLTPITEEKGNSSSSLCPRLQCLASRVKQAQASGTPNA; from the exons AAACCGTGTGAGGGGACTACCTTTTGTGATCGCTTGAAATGTTCAATTGGGAAATGGGGCACAAATAGAGGGTCGGGAAAGAAGCCAGAATGG AGTAAAATGGAGGGTGACTTCAAGTGGAGATTGGGGGAACTCCTAAATGGCATGAAGAACGATACATATCAGGACGCTGTTCAACAACATTGCAACGAGTGGAACGGTGGGGACGCTCATAGCGTCGCTAACAAGACTGCTTGTAGGATGGTTGCAGCAGGATTACATCATATATCTACCATTAAACGGGACTACAGCAAGGGGGGAAGTGATCCGGATAATAATCCATTCGACCACCAAGAACTTAGGAAACTTCTCTCCTGCTTATGGTTAAAGAGGATcatagaagaaatgaaagaaaaaagtataattTGTGACATAGAACCCGGCATAAAGGCCGCTACTAAGGCATGGAGCACcattaaaggaaaatgcacAAAGGAACCTTGTATCGACTGCAATTTAGAAAACCTGGACAATTATGAAAATTGTCAAATTGGCAAGGACAATGACGACGTGAAGCCCAAATTAAATGAATTACTTACAGGAGAGAAGGAGCCCGAAGTCGAAAGAACTCTAACCCCAATAActgaagagaaaggaaatagTAGTTCTTCTTTATGTCCACGTTTACAGTGTTTAGCATCTCGAGTAAAGCAGGCGCAGGCGTCAGGCACCCCCAATGCG